taattttttattatatagttTTTGTTTCATATTTTTGACTTGGCTAATTTCACATTTCACATAATTTACAAATTTATTACAGGTTATTGAAGAATTGCAATTCATCACAGAAAATCGGTTAGTCATTTGATCTAAGTCTTATCACTTAAATATTAGTATTATTTTTTCCTTtgttgtataattaataatacttATAATTGCTATGCCAACTCAAGTTGCTTgttttaaaaagaattaaaaattaGACTATCTCATTTACTTCTGTGTTATATTAATACTACATGATTTGCGTTATTGCAATTGCCATGCTTGAATCACTCAGATTTCAATAATTACATCCGCTAAGGTAAACAATTTTTCTTACATCATAAAAATAATCAATTATTGAATTAGCCATTTTGATAACTTATAAAACCCTTATGCATGCTTTATTTTAGGTACACTTGCAATGGCCAGTGAAAAAGAAATGTTAGATCAATGTGTCCCAATTAATAGTCTAAGAGTATTTGAATCATGTTGGGTAATACGAGTGTTAGTGTTTGGGAGTGGAATAGTAGAAGAGTTCAACAATAAAATAAATCAAGGCACCCGAAAAATTGTGACATTAGTTGATGAAGAGGTAATTGTTATTTTATATCAATATTTTATTTCATGCATGTCTTTTCATATTATAGTTTTTACCATCAGATTAACTTACAGTGAAACTTTTACATGGAACAAAAATTCACGCTACACTTTTCAATGGTTATATTGAGTTGTGGAAAAATTATTTACAACAAAATAAGATCTGTTATATCATAAAAGGACGCATCAATAATGCTAATCCTAATTTTCAATCAGTGCACAAGGAGCTTGAGATTGGATTTAAGGAAAATACTTTAGTTGAAGAAATCAATAGTCACTTTTCGACCATTGGtttttcaaataattttatttcatTTGATGATGTATCAAAGTGCACCAATGGAATAATTTTTGGTAAGTTGTTTAGATTTTATCCCGTAATCTTTCACTAAATATACAAACAATATTTTACTTCTATTCTCATTCTTAATTTTTGGGCAATATACATATACTTGTTTTGATATTCTTTCTAGATATAGTTGAAATTTTAGTGGATGTTAAACCCTCCATGGGAGAAGGCTAGATGTTTCTATATATTGTTACTATTAAAAGTAAGAGATTTTGTacctaattaaatatttattttaattattaaatgTAGTTTTTTAATATTCCACAAATTGATTAGAGAATAATATAATGTTTGAATAGAAAAAAAGTTTGAAGATAATTTATATCTTTTTAGAAACTTATATTTGTTGCCTGTGTTTCTCATCTCAAAGAGTAATTTTGATAAGAGAATAATATATTGTTTGAGTAggagaaaagtttgaaataatttGTATCTTTTTGGGAACTTATATTTTTTGCGTGTGCTTCCCATCTCAAACAGTAATATTTTGAAAGATACTTACATATTTTTTTACAACTTGTAtttgaataataaaataaagtgtAAGCTTCTGAAATTGCTGAATATTGATCCTATATAGTTaactcaataaaataaaaaagtttaaAAATAAAGTTCACACCGAATataatagtcatttaattatttttataatattcaGAAATAGACTTAATTATTTTCCTATTATTTAGCAATAGTCATTTAATTACTTTCCTAATATACAGGactttaaaattaactaaaattttggttattaaatattttccaatttGAAAATTTCTAggaaatcctaatatttaggactaaCACCAATTAAATATATTTAGAAATTTATTTGACACCAACTAGAAGAACAACTAAATCTCAATTCAATTCACTTCCAAATTACAATTGTGATGCTTCTTCCTATCAAATTCGAAAGACAAATTTCACGTGATAATTGGATTCTTAATTACATAATAGATATAAAGCAAACAAAGGTTAACACTATAAATACGTTACCCAAAAAAGAACTACGTATAAGaatatattataataattttaaaatataatttaaagaATTTGAAGTCAAGTAtgaactttttcattttttatttttctagaatATTTTACCTTGCCGATAGAGATTTTATATGGGACAAacttataatttaattatttttctaatatttagaacttctaaatcaattaaatttttgttATTAAATATTTACTTTTCTGAACTATGTAGGAAGTTCAAATATATAGGACTTTAAAATCCATTAAGATTTGACGTTATACaaattattttcatgttttaatTATGTAACATAACTATAATCCTTTTCATATTATTTGATGTAATATTTATTACTTTAAAATCAACTTTTATATAAGAGAAGATATATCATTATGAAATTTAGAGACAACTATTAAATTGTATAAGGAGTTAAAAAAGAAACATTTCTATAATCCTAGGTAAATAAAAATAGGTTAAGAAATATTCCCAAAGTTTCAGACGTACGTAAATAGAAAAGTAAGATGACTAATAATATAATTCTAATGTAAATAACTCTAGGATTCTAGGAGTTCTTTTTAGGAATTTTAGAAAtgtattatttacctttttcGGTCAATTGCTTCTTAAAAAATTTCGTATATACTTGACAATTGACATGTTTTGTTAGGGAATGTGTTTTGGTGTTGtcgtcaaaaatattttttccatccCTAGGATTTTGGTTCTTTTATACTCCCTTTAGTTCATTTTAAATGATTTATTGGTTTTTTTTTGTCCAAAGTATTTAATTTTTTCAAATATCAAGAAagaattaatttcttttttttttcaaagttgcccttggagtaaatagCCTCGGAATATTTGCTATATTTCCAATGAataaattaaggttaatatggaCAATTATattgttaattaatgctaaaaaaTGACCTTAATATGTattaaaacaaccaaaaaatcagTTACAGTGAACCTCCAAACCAATGTGCATTGGTTTAAGACACTAATTTCTACCCAACTTAGTATTATTGATAAAAAATTCTTTCACATGGTCATTCTCCCCCTCCCCTCCTACATTGtggaaacaaaatacaaaaattttGTTTAGAAATTAATGTATCTTTTTATTATCATCAgtcatacaaaaaaaaaaattgttcttaATTGCATGATTTTATCCACAGTCTTGAGTTGTTTTCTTGATCAATATTTTATAGTCACATAAAAAGTTTCTTTTCCAATTCTTTGAACAATTAATGTTCGGATGAGTGGTTTAGCGTCACATTTTAACATTATTTACTCACATTAATTTAAACTTATTATATAGACATGTGTGTGCAATATTATTTCACATTTATAACATTCGATGGTTTCATATTTTTAATAGAAATATTGGTAATAGCTTTAAATAAATATGATCTTCACTAGAGTCTAGATGTATTACAATACCTTGGAGAGGAACTCAAAAAGATTTTGgtgatttcttttttttcattttgctgTAAATTGGTGAAGTAATATTTCTAACATTTGTTGATACAATGTTTTAACAGAAAATTGTTGATAATTTCAAATAAGTTAATAAAAAAAGGTGGCATTCATGCCATTTTAGTAAAATTCAGTAATATGTGAATAATATAGTAAAGAATTTGGGAACTTTTTGAggtaaaatttttctttttgagttagttaaataatattatcATGTTCATGGACTTGATTTTTTTtctattaatttttttattactCAAAAAAATACTTTAGTAATCATTATGTGATTTTAAAAAagtttatatatattaaataaaagTACACGCGCGTTACGCGTACCCTAACACTATGTTAAAAAATCCAAGGACGAGAAGGCGACGCCGCCTATGGTACCGCCGGCGGCTTCACCGCTACCTGGGACAGACATAACGAGCATATGCTTTAGAGCCCAGGCGTGGCTGAATACATATCCGCTGGACCGAAGCCTAGTATTCGACTAATTCTGCTCTCTCCCCATTCTACGATTGGACCTGCAATAATGAACAGCTCCGTTCCCGCGCCATTTTAACCGCTTGATTTTTCTCATATCTCGTATGATTCCTTTCCCTCgtatttattccttttttttttgtttgcttttacttttccccatttttgcttaaATCATGGTTAGATTGATTCTGCAGGAAAATGACGGGCATGGAATACACGCAGAGTGAAGTAATGGAGCCTCATCTCTTTGCTATTCGCAGGCAAAAGAGGGATAGTGCTGAGAAGGTCACACCAATGCTGATTTATTACGTCTTGGATGGTTCGATATACCAAGCTCCATAGCTTTGCAATGTGTTTTCATCTCGACTTGTTGGTATTTTCGTATTGTTGGTTCTTATGTGTTATAATTGTTCTGCACTATCTGCATCTGGTACTCTTCCCCACCACCATTCTGTATGCAattatgtaaataaattaagaggAAGCTTATCAATCCACAAGGTGTCCATTGTTCTGTGTTTATTACTATATTGTTATGACGGTGCACCTCAATTATTCCCGGCACAGGTACCGGTAACTCTTGGTTTAGGTAGAATAAATcacctagtttttttttttaatttttttttagttgaAGAAGAATTAACTCAAATAACCGCACATCAAATCTTTGCAACTAAAAATAGTCGGCATAATCTATGTATACCGGCTAGAGAAAGTAAATATTGATTCTGGCCGGCTATTTGTATAacaatctctcttttttttgtgcCTCCACTAGGATTTAAACCTAACACTTCATGCTTCTCTTCCAACTTCACTGACTACTATCCTCGAATGATCTTAGCTAGGTAACGCAGTTTGGTAGTTGGTGTTAAGGTGGTTAGCTTGGTTGTGGATGGAGTTTTTCTTGCTTCTTTTTTATAAGGGGATGGAATTTTGTAACTTTAAGAGGAATCTGAAGGAATAGCGAGAAAAAGGAAGTAGTAACTGGGGAGAGAGATTGTAGGAGTTCCATCTAGAAGTTTCATATGGAGTGAAACTCTTAGAGGGATAATGCAATGAGaatcagcattaattttcaatgTTCTTCCGTATTCATTTGTCTTTTGTATTGTGGAAAGCACTAAATGTAGTGAAATTTCGATTTGCTTGAAGTACTTTTCTGCTTTTATGGGGAAAGCTGGTCCAAATTTTGGTTTCTGCCCTATGAGATATCCCTAATTAATTTTGTGTTGGTCGAAGAATTCAATTATGGAAACATCAAATTAAGGCCTGTTTGATGTTCATTGTCTTTGTTTACTTATTTGACAGGGATGTgctctataccatatatcaaaagCTTTCAGTACTGCATCCTCAGAGTTGGAAAAGATTGGATATAGTATCTTGGCATCCCTTTCCTTTTACCTTTCCATCCTTCTTACTTTTCTCTTGTGTGTGGGTCTTTTGGGTAGGGCAGCATAAGGATATGTTATGAGAACCAGCTTCTTCCTAAGTTGTGACTTGTGAGAGACAAACTGGAGCAATAGTATATGGTTTTATGGTTGTACTGCAGTCTTTTCTGCATGTTTAACAGTTTAAGCTAGTCTAACCACATGACATATTATGACCAGTCTAGAGGTGCTGACTTTTTTAACCCATCTCCTTTTTGTTATATTTCTCATATCTGTGTTGGTTATATGTTCGAGGcaccaaggtttatcagaaaCACCTGGAAGAATGTCTTGCTATTAAACACATCATTCTTGCTTCTATGAGTTCTAAACTCCAGAggaaacatcagaatatggatccaactgcaatcattgaatatcttaagaagatggtTGATACACAGTTGGACATCGAAAACTCTCCAATTGGACCCCTTGTCAATCATATGATTGTTCTTACCGaagaacatgagaagttggggtacaagcttggtaaagagctttctgaagatttgatcttgcagtcagtatatgatgctgaatgttttcactggaagaaagggcattggaagagaaactgcaagaagtatcttgcaactctaaaggacaagaaacaaggtgagacattaatgaaaaatattttcaaggtttctttagctactactaattTTTCATtgtgggtattagatactggcagtGACTATAATATCTGCAATATGTTGCAAGGGTTCAAGATAAGTAGGAGActaaagaaaggagaagttaatctacaagttggaaatgatgcaaaagttgcggccgtagctgtaggatcaatttctttaataatgcttacaggcaaagtacttatgttggatgattgttattacgttcctaaatttgtttcgaacataatttcagcttctatgttagaCAAACGTGGTTTTCGCATTATTATAtgcaatggtatttgctctattaattatggtgataatttatatgtgaatggctacctccaacatgatgtttatgtcttacctaatgtgaatgctaattcgattatgcatgtttcaagccttaagaggaaaagagatgatcaagtaaatcatacatacctttggcattgtaggcttggtcatattggagagaaaagaattaacaagttgtacaaggaagggtaccttgacaagtatgattttgaatcatatccaacttgtgaatcttgtctcaaaggaaaaatgaccaaatctccatttatggaagtggagaaagagcttctgaattattgagactaattcatacagatgtttgtgggcccataaaaattcaagctagaggtggatattcttacttcatcaccttcactgatgatatgtcaagatatgaatttgtgtatcttatgaaacacaagtctgaatcttttaaaatgttcaaaaggttcagtagtgaagttgagaagcagactggtaaaagtatcaaagtactaaggtctgatagaggtggagaatatcttagtgaGGATTTTACCAGATATCTCATAGAGAATGAGATTCTCTCACAGTGGACAcctccaggaacaccacaacacaatggtgtgtctaaaaggagaaatcgaaccttattagatatggtgagatctatgatggggttcactgatcttccaataaatttatggggatatgctttggaagcagcaacatacttacttaataaagttcccactaagtcagtctcttacaacaccatatgagatatggaaaggatgtaagcctaaccttaaacatattaaagtttggggttgtccagcttatgttaagagactacagtctgataaacttgactcaagatctgataagtgtaggttcattgggtatcccaaggaaaacaatgggatattatttctatcacccttctgaccataaggtgtttgtggccagaggagcaacctttttggaaatggaatttcttttagaaggaaattataatggagaaatagaacttgatgaagatcaagaaactaatgaatcaacacaatataaagatcatgagacccaacttgaagaacctttattggatgttttgaagttgccaaGGAAATTGCCATCTTTaacggttgaagttcaagaactaaatGAAGTTCAAGAACCGGTTAAAGAACCAGTTCtaaaccaaattgaacaacaaccaaatccagcACAAGGTGAATAAGTTGTACAAATACCTCTTTGAAGGTCTACACGAGAacgtcatgtaccaactagattaaatttaatggtacaagatgatgtatcaaatgaggttgatcataatgatgatgaccctaagacctatgaagaggctaAACAAAGTTCTGATTATGAGAAGTGGCAAAAGGCCATGAAATCTGAAATGGAatccatgaaggaaaataaagtatggactttagttgaaccttcaaaggatataaaacctataggttgtaaatgggtttttaagaaaaagattggagcagacggaaaggtggagacctacaaagcccgtcttgttgccaagggatatcgtCAAAAAGAAGGAGTCGACTACGACGAGACGTTCTCTCCCGTGGCAATGCTCAAATCTTTTCGGATTTTGCTTGATATAGCAAtatactatgattatgaaatatgacaaatggatgtgaaaacaactttccttaatggtgagctagaagaggatgtgtacatgacacaacctgaaggtttcacatcttcgtctgatcataataaaatttgcaagctacaaagatccatttatggactaaagcaagcttctcgaagttggaatattcgctttaacaaaacaattgaaaagttcaattttattagatgcgaagaagaaccttgtgtgtacaaaaaggttagtggaagcacaattatattcttagtgttgtatgttgatgatatattgctcatagATAATGACATACCGGCAttgcaaagtaccaagatttggctatctgaacagttctccatgaaagacttgggagaagcagcttatatattaggaataaagatctatagagatagatctaggaagcTGCATGGACTTTTccagtctttgtacattgataccatcttaaagaggtataaTATGGATAATTCCAAAATAGGCTATTTACCGATAGGACTGGAATTACTCTCCgtagggaggattgtcctaaaacacctgaagagagagaacgcatgagtaggatcccatacgctagtgcagtgggagctatcatgtataccatgacatgtacacgtcctgatgtggcttatgcacttggagtgactagccgatatcaggcaaatcctggtgaggaacattggaaggtggtgaagaccattcttaagtacttaagaaggactaaagaccaattcctcatttatggagattttgagttgaaacttgaaggttatactgatgcACATTTTtcttcagatagagatgatagcaaatctatttctggttatgtattcaccttaaatggtggtgcagtgagttggaaaagttccaaacaagctacagtagcttattcagtgactgaagcagaatatatagcagCTAGTGAAACTGCTAAGGAAGCTGTATCgatgaaaaagttcttaactgaatttggtgtggttccttcaatagaaggtgcagttccactgttgtgtgacaatactggagccattgctcaagcaaaaCAACCAAGATCACACCAAAAGTCCAAACACGTTCTGCGAAGGTATCACTTGATAAGAGAGATCACTAAACGTGGAGACGTCTAGATTCAAAGGTTTATGGAAAGAAAAATGCTCCagacccattcactaaagctcttggtGCAAAAGAGTTTGACAAGCGCAAGTAGaaattgggaatgaagtacaagagcgattggctctagtgcaagtgggagattgttagggatatagtagatatgccctagatccaatatcatatttgatgatttgaacatatttttgtgaacgtcatttgatataaaatatatgacatttgatattcttttatttcttgattaatttgataaggtccttgattaaattttgagacttgtcatcgtgatggagatcatgataatgagagtaaagtttcttataatttaatctaaatttgttcttgatcgtaggattattaatttggacattagtgaTCCGGTTAggtcaatatttatgtgatcgtctttattggataaagattagttgatctcattaactaaatcacatagatagatgatgcatatagagatatgatcattgaaccgactcattggataattcctaatggttagaattaccataaactgtcaataggatattctcttgaagaatgtgatgtaaccgtttcctttgacctgagatcgtcatagtaattgacaagttatttattgtgctttgatactagacacctatggccctagggcgatagttgaaaggatattgggcatgattaaatgcttgtagaattagtgattgatcaagatggaatcagtcaactcttggtaatgagtttatgctccatgttgtcatgaattataaacgaccaaattaagaccttggccagggcaattgaatgaaagaagaaaggagTTTCTTAGGttattcaatggtcgattatatttgacatgaacacatagttggtcatctattaggatttgacagttgaaccatatcctagggagatccagagctataaggacagaaggaatatactacattattcttctactggttcttgagagtaaattgtatacttcatgctatccggtcgttaaggagtgttgctagacgtcacccttgattagtatattgatgtggtcaatttactaccggcttagtattgaacctatgtggTCGCACACTTACGAGTGTTCTGAtatttgctaaaggattaattaacttattatttgataattaaattaagaatttaattagtcaaataaatttagttattagtccaaatgaaatattattatattctttgctagcacaaaggatataattaatattgtgaacaaattgaaattttctatttggaatagaaaattaaaattatatctCTTAGttaaaatatatatgtgatatatataatgtaaattgatattgatattgatatataTAAAAGTTGTATATAATATTAATCTATTCTTATAATCCAATTTGAATTGGATCAAGAGACACGAAAGTCCAATTGGACTAACTAACGTGCGGCCATCACAAACCCATTTAATATGGGATTGAATTTCTAAAAAAGGAAGATTATGTGAAGTCCAAATTTGGATTGGACTTTGAAAGGAAAAGAATTGAACGCCGTCTTTTCCTAGCCCTATTAGAAAAGTGTTTTC
This sequence is a window from Nicotiana sylvestris chromosome 3, ASM39365v2, whole genome shotgun sequence. Protein-coding genes within it:
- the LOC138888528 gene encoding uncharacterized mitochondrial protein AtMg00820-like, whose protein sequence is MVQDDVSNEVDHNDDDPKTYEEAKQSSDYEKWQKAMKSEMESMKENKVWTLVEPSKDIKPIGCKWVFKKKIGADGKVETYKARLVAKGYRQKEGVDYDETFSPVAMLKSFRILLDIAIYYDYEI